A genomic stretch from Streptomyces sp. QL37 includes:
- a CDS encoding PucR family transcriptional regulator ligand-binding domain-containing protein gives MAGNKLTVEDLLSFPALQLSVKAGSGGLGRSVSWAHASELTDPTPWLLGAELIMTAGLAVPRSAAGQRAYLERLDDAGVSALALSAQLHMPPLHDALFEAAEERGFPVLEVPLAVPFIAVAQEIAASVQEDARHRLGAQLQVFGSLRWLVAEDLDTPALLRRLEGLSGYDIYLCTPQGRPLLPGVPTPDPGVLPASVDAPPTMPGGFVIPVPAPGGPAGFLVAYERQGAQPAGLAVVQHIATVAALRLAMVRNEREVLRREGAETLAELLQEVLDPEAARRRLARHSIEGDAVLLVVRRTTDEALLNCLEGHPHLLLTWGEDRYLLGAPDLAESIGELPAVAAGMSRPFAPGVALKVAEREALWAVSKAVESGRPVVRYGDDATGRWLPDDPAVLTALVEHVLGEVLRYDEAHDSHLLVSARTWMERDRRTETAAAALHIHPNTLAYRLRRFGALSHRDLTSTGALAEVWLAIQAAGALGLTD, from the coding sequence GTGGCCGGCAACAAACTCACCGTCGAGGATCTGCTCTCCTTCCCGGCGCTCCAGCTCTCGGTGAAGGCCGGCAGCGGCGGCCTGGGCCGGTCCGTGTCATGGGCGCACGCCAGCGAGCTCACCGACCCGACGCCCTGGCTGCTGGGCGCCGAGCTGATCATGACGGCCGGTCTGGCGGTCCCCCGCAGCGCGGCCGGGCAGCGCGCCTATCTGGAGCGGCTGGACGACGCGGGCGTATCGGCTCTGGCGCTCTCGGCCCAGCTGCACATGCCACCCCTTCACGACGCGCTCTTCGAGGCGGCCGAGGAGCGCGGCTTCCCGGTCCTCGAAGTCCCGCTCGCCGTCCCCTTCATCGCCGTCGCCCAGGAGATCGCCGCCTCGGTCCAGGAGGATGCCCGGCACCGGCTGGGCGCGCAGCTCCAGGTCTTCGGCTCGCTGCGCTGGCTGGTCGCCGAGGATCTCGACACCCCGGCGCTCCTGCGCCGTCTCGAAGGACTGTCGGGCTACGACATCTACCTCTGCACGCCGCAGGGCCGCCCGCTCCTGCCGGGCGTTCCCACCCCGGACCCCGGTGTCCTGCCCGCGTCCGTCGACGCCCCGCCCACGATGCCCGGCGGCTTCGTCATCCCGGTGCCCGCGCCCGGCGGGCCGGCGGGCTTCCTCGTCGCTTACGAGCGCCAGGGCGCACAGCCGGCGGGCCTCGCGGTGGTCCAGCACATCGCCACGGTGGCGGCGCTGCGGCTGGCCATGGTGCGCAACGAGCGCGAGGTGCTGCGCCGCGAGGGCGCGGAGACCCTGGCCGAGCTGTTGCAGGAGGTTCTCGATCCGGAGGCGGCCCGCCGTCGGCTCGCCCGGCATTCGATCGAGGGTGACGCCGTGCTGCTCGTGGTCCGCCGCACCACGGACGAGGCGCTGCTGAACTGTCTGGAGGGCCACCCCCATCTGTTGCTCACCTGGGGCGAGGACCGCTACCTCCTGGGAGCGCCGGACCTGGCGGAGAGCATCGGTGAGCTGCCGGCCGTGGCGGCCGGGATGAGCCGTCCCTTCGCGCCGGGTGTCGCGCTGAAGGTCGCCGAACGCGAGGCGCTCTGGGCGGTCTCGAAGGCGGTGGAGTCGGGCCGCCCGGTCGTCCGGTACGGCGACGACGCGACGGGCCGGTGGCTGCCCGACGACCCCGCGGTCCTGACCGCCCTGGTCGAGCATGTGCTCGGCGAGGTCCTGCGGTACGACGAGGCGCACGACTCGCATCTGCTGGTCTCCGCCCGCACCTGGATGGAGCGCGACCGCCGCACGGAGACAGCCGCGGCGGCGCTCCACATCCACCCGAACACCCTCGCCTACCGGCTGCGCCGCTTCGGCGCTCTCTCGCACCGCGATCTGACGTCGACGGGCGCCCTGGCCGAGGTCTGGCTCGCGATCCAGGCGGCGGGTGCGCTGGGCCTCACCGACTGA
- a CDS encoding HIT family protein, translating into MTAPDCYACGREAQFGELPPRERVASDEHWRVAHAFDTALPGWLVLLPRRHVTAVHDLTDAEAAALGTWQVRLSRALRSVTGCAKTYVIQFAEAEGFAHAHFHIVPRTADLPSEQRGAGIFGLLGRPEPERVTADRADDLALSLRARLEEGSRESQ; encoded by the coding sequence ATGACGGCTCCCGACTGCTACGCGTGCGGCAGAGAAGCACAGTTCGGCGAACTCCCGCCACGCGAGCGCGTCGCGTCCGACGAGCACTGGCGGGTGGCCCACGCCTTCGACACGGCGCTGCCCGGCTGGCTCGTGCTCCTGCCCCGCCGCCATGTCACCGCCGTCCACGACCTCACCGACGCCGAGGCGGCCGCCCTGGGGACATGGCAGGTCAGGCTCTCCCGGGCGCTCCGGAGCGTGACCGGCTGCGCCAAGACCTACGTCATCCAGTTCGCCGAAGCCGAAGGCTTCGCCCACGCGCACTTCCACATCGTGCCGCGCACGGCGGATCTGCCTTCCGAGCAACGAGGGGCAGGCATCTTCGGGCTGCTCGGCCGGCCGGAGCCCGAGCGGGTAACGGCTGACCGTGCTGACGACTTGGCCCTGTCCCTCCGGGCCCGGCTCGAGGAGGGGTCGCGAGAGTCACAGTGA
- a CDS encoding maleylpyruvate isomerase N-terminal domain-containing protein, with translation MDLFSRSWTALRTAVAEFPDEDFSQPSGCAGWLVRDLVCHLVIDAQDVLITLATPAATEPTRDAVTYWEVTGTPPSGDDPLDALTVRLAAAYEQPSLLKFHLDDVGSAAGRAAGLAAPGLRVGTRGEVMSVSDYLTTYVLEWTLHHLDLAAHLPDVPEAPEEGLARSRQLLEEIAGSAFPASLPDKDALLVGTGRRNPTDAEEAGLGELAARLPLVLG, from the coding sequence GTGGATCTCTTCTCACGCTCGTGGACGGCATTGCGCACGGCGGTCGCCGAATTCCCGGACGAGGACTTCTCACAGCCGTCGGGCTGCGCCGGGTGGCTCGTGCGGGACCTGGTGTGCCATCTGGTCATCGACGCCCAGGACGTCCTGATCACCCTCGCGACTCCCGCCGCGACGGAGCCGACCCGGGACGCGGTCACCTACTGGGAGGTCACCGGGACTCCGCCGAGCGGCGACGACCCGCTCGACGCGCTGACCGTACGGCTGGCCGCCGCGTACGAACAGCCCTCGCTGCTCAAGTTCCACCTCGACGACGTGGGATCCGCAGCCGGCCGTGCCGCCGGACTCGCCGCCCCCGGCCTCCGGGTCGGCACCCGCGGGGAGGTCATGAGCGTGAGCGACTACCTCACCACGTACGTCCTGGAGTGGACGCTGCACCACCTCGATCTCGCCGCGCACCTCCCCGATGTCCCGGAAGCACCCGAGGAAGGGCTCGCCCGCTCCCGCCAGTTGCTGGAGGAGATCGCCGGGAGTGCCTTCCCCGCCTCCCTCCCCGACAAGGACGCGCTGCTGGTCGGCACGGGGCGGCGTAACCCGACCGACGCGGAGGAGGCCGGTCTGGGCGAACTCGCCGCGAGACTCCCGCTCGTCCTCGGCTGA
- a CDS encoding cytosine permease has protein sequence MTTSITEIETYGVERIPDEDRTARPVDLFRLAFGGANTFATCVLGAFPVLFGLSFWQGLAATVLGLVAGALLLAPMALFGPANGTNNAVSSSAHLGVHGRVVGSFLSLLTAIAFFSISVWSSGDALVGGAHRLVGLPESDLTYGVAYAVFAGLVLVVCVYGFRFMLLVNKIAVLAASSLFVLGAFAFAGDFDPGYAGAFTSTADPLFWPSFIGAALIVLSNPVSFGAFLGDWSRYIPAGAPRRRVMGAAFLAQIATLLPFLFGLATASIIASKAAKYVDPAAPNYVGGLLAISPGWYFLPLCLIALIGGLSTGTTALYGTGLDFSSVFTRFSRVQATFFIGVLSIAFIFAGRFALNLTQSISTFATLIITCTAPWMIVMALGYVTRRGWYDAEALQVFNRRQRGGRYWFTHGWNWRGLSTWLVSAVVALLFTNLPGQFVGPLGDLANGTDISLPVGLVLATVLHLALLVLFPEPRAVYGPDGPRFVRASDSPVPPITGGADGSVTEPATAH, from the coding sequence GTGACGACCTCGATCACCGAAATCGAGACCTATGGTGTCGAGCGGATCCCGGACGAGGACCGCACGGCCCGCCCGGTCGATCTGTTCCGGCTCGCCTTCGGCGGCGCCAACACCTTCGCGACCTGTGTGCTGGGCGCCTTCCCGGTCCTCTTCGGCCTCTCCTTCTGGCAGGGGCTCGCCGCGACCGTCCTCGGCCTCGTCGCGGGCGCGCTGCTGCTCGCCCCGATGGCGCTGTTCGGACCGGCCAACGGCACCAACAACGCCGTCTCCTCCTCCGCGCACCTGGGCGTGCACGGGCGGGTCGTCGGCTCGTTCCTCTCCCTGCTCACCGCCATCGCCTTCTTCTCGATCTCGGTGTGGTCCTCGGGGGACGCACTCGTCGGCGGCGCGCACCGTCTCGTCGGCCTCCCCGAATCGGATCTCACGTACGGCGTCGCGTACGCGGTCTTCGCCGGACTCGTGCTGGTCGTCTGCGTCTACGGCTTCCGTTTCATGCTGCTGGTGAACAAGATCGCGGTGCTGGCCGCGTCGTCCCTCTTCGTCCTAGGCGCGTTCGCCTTCGCGGGCGACTTCGACCCCGGTTACGCGGGAGCCTTCACCTCGACCGCCGACCCGCTGTTCTGGCCGTCGTTCATCGGCGCCGCGCTGATCGTGCTCTCCAACCCGGTCTCCTTCGGCGCGTTCCTCGGCGACTGGTCCCGCTACATCCCGGCCGGGGCCCCGCGCCGCCGGGTGATGGGGGCCGCCTTCCTCGCCCAGATCGCCACCCTGCTGCCGTTCCTCTTCGGCCTGGCCACGGCGTCGATCATCGCGTCGAAGGCCGCGAAGTACGTCGACCCGGCGGCCCCCAACTACGTGGGCGGACTGCTCGCGATCTCGCCCGGCTGGTACTTCCTGCCGCTCTGCCTCATCGCCCTGATCGGCGGTCTCTCCACCGGTACCACCGCCCTGTACGGCACGGGCCTCGACTTCTCCAGCGTCTTCACGCGCTTCAGCCGCGTCCAGGCCACCTTCTTCATCGGCGTCCTGTCGATCGCGTTCATCTTCGCCGGCCGCTTCGCGCTCAACCTCACGCAGTCCATCTCCACCTTCGCGACGCTGATCATCACCTGCACCGCACCGTGGATGATCGTGATGGCACTGGGCTACGTCACCCGCCGTGGCTGGTACGACGCCGAGGCGCTCCAGGTCTTCAACCGCCGCCAGCGCGGCGGCCGTTACTGGTTCACGCACGGCTGGAACTGGCGTGGCCTGTCCACCTGGCTCGTGTCGGCCGTCGTGGCGCTCCTCTTCACCAACCTGCCCGGCCAGTTCGTCGGCCCGCTCGGTGACCTCGCCAACGGCACGGACATCTCCCTGCCGGTGGGCCTCGTCCTCGCCACCGTCCTCCACCTCGCGCTGCTCGTCCTGTTCCCCGAACCGCGCGCCGTGTACGGACCGGACGGACCCCGCTTCGTCCGGGCCTCGGACTCCCCGGTGCCTCCGATCACCGGCGGCGCGGACGGCTCCGTCACCGAACCCGCGACGGCCCACTGA
- a CDS encoding ATP-binding protein codes for MERLAKRCGTEQDRPQADAGVVAGSAAYDMESGEISRARGFVRDFLSDARSLRGVAVPARALEVAQLVVSELATNVCKYAPGPCLLDLEVDGSMLTITMWDSGSVLPSPLQGDPSRAGQHGLEIVLAVCQSFEVRREPVGKRVRVQISLLDGPDGDPAGQSPW; via the coding sequence ATGGAACGGCTGGCGAAGAGGTGCGGGACCGAACAGGACAGGCCGCAGGCCGACGCGGGCGTCGTGGCAGGTAGCGCCGCCTACGACATGGAGTCCGGGGAGATTTCCCGTGCCCGTGGTTTTGTCCGGGATTTCCTTTCCGATGCACGGTCCCTGCGAGGTGTGGCCGTTCCAGCGCGCGCCTTGGAGGTCGCGCAGCTGGTCGTGAGTGAGCTGGCCACGAACGTCTGCAAGTACGCGCCGGGCCCGTGCCTGCTGGATCTCGAGGTGGACGGCAGCATGCTGACCATCACGATGTGGGACTCGGGCTCCGTGCTCCCCAGCCCTCTGCAGGGCGACCCCTCGCGCGCGGGGCAGCACGGCCTGGAGATCGTTCTCGCCGTCTGCCAGAGCTTCGAGGTGCGCCGCGAGCCCGTGGGCAAGCGGGTGCGCGTACAGATCTCGCTGCTCGACGGCCCGGACGGCGACCCTGCGGGCCAGTCACCCTGGTGA
- a CDS encoding gamma-aminobutyraldehyde dehydrogenase, with protein sequence MSTTFRNYIDGAFADASDGRTLDVVDPTTGDVYATSPLSGAADVDAAMAAAAAAFPVWRDTTPSVRQRAMLKIADAMEARADDLVAAESRDTGKPLHLTGSEEVAPAIDQVRFFAGAARMLEGRSAGEYMEGLTSIIRREPVGVCAQVAPWNYPLLMAVWKFAPALAAGNAVVLKPSDTTPASTVLLAEIIGGVLTELELPTGIFNVVCGDRETGRLMVEHPTPAMASITGSVRAGMQVAESAAKDVKRVHLELGGKAPAVIFDDADLAKAVEDLVVGGFFNAGQDCTAATRVMVHESVHDEFVTALAKAAADTKTGLPDDEDVLYGPLNNAGQLAQVSGFIERLPEHARVEAGGHRVGDKGYFYAPTVVSGLRQDDEIIQHEVFGPVITVQSFTDEAQAVEYANGVEYALASSVWTKDHARAMRMSKKLDFGCVWINTHIPLVAEMPHGGFKKSGYGKDLSAYGFEDYTRIKHVMTSL encoded by the coding sequence ATGAGCACCACGTTCCGCAACTACATCGACGGTGCGTTCGCCGACGCCTCGGACGGCCGTACGCTCGATGTGGTGGACCCCACCACGGGTGACGTCTACGCGACCTCCCCGCTTTCGGGGGCGGCCGACGTCGACGCGGCGATGGCGGCCGCGGCCGCCGCGTTCCCCGTCTGGCGCGACACCACACCGTCCGTGCGCCAGCGCGCGATGCTGAAGATCGCCGACGCGATGGAGGCACGGGCGGACGACCTGGTCGCCGCGGAGAGCCGGGACACCGGCAAGCCGCTCCACCTCACCGGCAGCGAGGAGGTCGCTCCCGCCATCGACCAGGTGCGTTTCTTCGCCGGCGCGGCGCGGATGCTCGAAGGCCGCTCGGCCGGCGAGTACATGGAGGGCCTCACCTCCATCATCCGCCGCGAGCCGGTGGGCGTCTGCGCCCAGGTCGCGCCCTGGAACTACCCCCTGCTGATGGCGGTGTGGAAGTTCGCGCCCGCGCTCGCCGCGGGCAACGCGGTGGTCCTCAAGCCCTCGGACACCACCCCGGCGTCCACGGTGCTGCTGGCCGAGATCATCGGCGGTGTCCTGACGGAGCTGGAACTGCCCACCGGAATCTTCAACGTGGTCTGCGGCGACCGTGAGACCGGCCGGCTGATGGTGGAGCACCCGACCCCGGCGATGGCCTCCATCACCGGCTCGGTGCGGGCCGGGATGCAGGTCGCCGAGTCCGCGGCCAAGGACGTCAAGCGCGTCCACCTGGAGCTCGGCGGCAAGGCTCCCGCCGTGATCTTCGACGACGCCGACCTGGCGAAGGCGGTCGAGGACCTGGTGGTCGGCGGCTTCTTCAACGCCGGTCAGGACTGTACGGCCGCGACCCGCGTCATGGTCCACGAGTCCGTCCACGACGAGTTCGTCACCGCGCTCGCCAAGGCGGCGGCCGACACGAAGACCGGCCTCCCGGACGACGAGGACGTGCTGTACGGGCCCCTCAACAACGCGGGCCAGCTCGCCCAGGTCAGCGGGTTCATCGAGCGCCTGCCGGAGCACGCCAGGGTCGAGGCGGGCGGCCACCGGGTCGGCGACAAGGGCTACTTCTACGCCCCGACCGTCGTCTCGGGCCTCCGGCAGGACGACGAGATCATCCAGCACGAGGTCTTCGGGCCCGTCATCACCGTCCAGTCCTTCACGGACGAGGCCCAGGCCGTCGAGTACGCCAACGGCGTGGAATACGCCCTGGCCTCCTCGGTGTGGACCAAGGACCACGCGCGGGCGATGCGGATGTCCAAGAAGCTCGACTTCGGCTGCGTGTGGATCAACACCCACATCCCGCTCGTCGCCGAGATGCCGCACGGCGGGTTCAAGAAGTCCGGCTACGGCAAGGACCTCTCGGCGTACGGCTTCGAGGACTACACGCGGATCAAGCACGTCATGACGTCGCTCTGA